From a single Candidatus Margulisiibacteriota bacterium genomic region:
- the bioD gene encoding dethiobiotin synthase, which yields MNKRYFITGTDTGVGKTVAAAVLARMFPQCGVCKPVQTGYPADQDLQYIARSAGLTPAQIYNPLHFSKPLAPQQAALEDKLPPIDVKKLTKNILAFCEQFEISFIEGAGGLYAPLRENYYMLDLLKDLSAETILVCRAGLGTINHTLLSIEALQKKQLKIKGLIFTQTTPPDLSALENPRIIQKISGLPVLGIFPHQKKLNPAKLAVDFNT from the coding sequence ATGAATAAACGCTATTTTATTACGGGCACGGACACCGGCGTCGGCAAAACTGTCGCCGCGGCGGTTTTGGCGCGGATGTTTCCGCAGTGCGGCGTCTGTAAACCGGTGCAAACCGGTTATCCGGCCGATCAAGACCTACAATACATAGCCCGCAGCGCCGGACTGACCCCGGCGCAAATTTACAATCCGCTGCATTTCAGCAAACCGCTGGCGCCGCAGCAGGCCGCGCTGGAGGACAAACTGCCGCCGATAGATGTTAAAAAGCTGACCAAAAATATCCTCGCTTTTTGTGAACAGTTTGAAATTAGCTTTATTGAAGGCGCGGGCGGTCTGTACGCGCCGCTGCGCGAAAACTATTACATGCTGGATTTGCTCAAAGACCTTTCGGCTGAAACGATCTTAGTTTGTCGCGCTGGATTGGGGACGATCAATCACACTTTGCTCTCCATCGAGGCTTTGCAAAAAAAACAGCTTAAAATAAAAGGCCTGATCTTTACGCAAACTACTCCACCGGATCTTTCCGCGCTGGAAAATCCGCGGATCATTCAAAAGATCAGCGGCTTGCCAGTTTTGGGAATTTTTCCGCATCAGAAAAAATTAAATCCGGCTAAATTAGCTGTAGATTTCAACACCTGA